A genomic segment from Longimicrobium sp. encodes:
- a CDS encoding GNAT family protein, which yields MILRTKRLILREFLVDDWKPTHVYQNDPRYLRFYDRDSMSPADTQALISAFLGFEAERPRRNTQLAVLLASTGELIGNVGVRREAPDHPVADMGYELAPKHWGHGYATEAARAMRDWAFGDEGLARLHAHCIADNAASARVLEKLGMRREGLLRDHVFQKGRFWDVLLYGILRDEWAAGEGNE from the coding sequence TTGATTCTTCGCACCAAGCGCCTGATCCTGCGCGAGTTCCTGGTCGACGACTGGAAGCCCACGCACGTGTACCAGAACGATCCGCGCTACCTGCGTTTCTACGACCGCGACTCCATGTCCCCGGCCGACACGCAGGCGCTGATCTCCGCCTTCCTGGGGTTCGAAGCCGAGCGCCCGCGCCGAAACACGCAGCTCGCCGTTCTCCTGGCGAGCACGGGCGAGCTGATCGGCAACGTGGGGGTGCGGCGCGAGGCGCCCGACCACCCGGTGGCGGACATGGGCTACGAGCTTGCCCCCAAGCACTGGGGCCACGGGTACGCCACCGAGGCGGCGCGCGCCATGCGCGACTGGGCGTTTGGCGACGAGGGGCTGGCGCGGCTTCACGCCCACTGCATCGCCGACAACGCCGCGTCGGCGCGCGTGCTGGAAAAGCTGGGGATGCGCCGCGAAGGCCTGCTGCGCGACCACGTCTTTCAGAAGGGGCGCTTCTGGGACGTGCTGCTGTACGGCATCCTTCGCGACGAGTGGGCGGCGGGGGAGGGAAACGAGTAA
- the gcvH gene encoding glycine cleavage system protein GcvH: MSNVPQDLRYTSEHEYLKPSGGQDGVFTVGITDYAQDQLGDIVFVELPKPGEHFDAHGTFGTIEAVKAVSDLFMPLAGEVVEVNTALDANPGVVNSDPYGEGWMIRIRLDDPAAAEALLDAGAYEALIG; the protein is encoded by the coding sequence ATGTCCAACGTCCCGCAGGACCTGCGATACACGAGCGAGCACGAGTACCTGAAGCCCTCCGGCGGCCAGGACGGCGTGTTCACCGTAGGGATCACCGACTACGCCCAGGACCAGCTGGGCGACATCGTGTTCGTGGAGCTGCCCAAGCCGGGGGAGCACTTCGACGCGCACGGCACGTTCGGCACGATCGAGGCGGTGAAGGCGGTGTCGGACCTGTTCATGCCGCTGGCGGGCGAGGTGGTGGAGGTGAACACCGCCCTCGACGCCAACCCCGGCGTGGTGAACAGCGATCCGTACGGCGAGGGCTGGATGATCCGCATTCGCCTGGACGATCCGGCCGCGGCCGAGGCGTTGCTGGACGCCGGCGCGTACGAGGCGCTGATCGGATAG
- a CDS encoding outer membrane beta-barrel protein, translating to MKKRMALLVAAALAAHAGSAQAQSGFALKGHYLFNASDVKNEEQTPAADGFSVGAEYVLPLGVGIGVTAYTTGKVTEFDRESTSFGVLGEANYFIDLPLLPITPYVGVHGGLGQYTVDEVQNADPEFKDERTQLGFQVGARMQLGQMLGLDAQYRRVSEFGASTQGGELERNQILVGITLF from the coding sequence ATGAAGAAGAGAATGGCGCTCCTGGTGGCGGCGGCCCTGGCCGCGCACGCGGGTTCGGCGCAGGCGCAGTCGGGATTCGCGCTCAAGGGCCACTACCTGTTCAACGCCTCGGACGTGAAGAACGAAGAGCAGACCCCCGCGGCCGACGGCTTCAGCGTGGGCGCCGAGTACGTGCTGCCGCTGGGCGTGGGCATCGGCGTGACGGCGTACACCACCGGCAAGGTGACGGAGTTCGACCGCGAGTCCACCAGCTTCGGTGTGCTGGGCGAGGCGAACTACTTCATCGACCTGCCGCTGCTGCCCATCACGCCGTACGTGGGTGTGCACGGCGGGCTGGGGCAGTACACGGTGGACGAGGTGCAGAACGCCGACCCGGAGTTCAAGGACGAGCGCACGCAGCTGGGATTCCAGGTGGGCGCGCGCATGCAGCTGGGCCAGATGCTGGGGCTGGACGCGCAGTACCGCCGGGTGAGCGAGTTCGGTGCGTCTACGCAGGGCGGCGAGCTGGAGCGCAACCAGATCCTGGTGGGCATCACCCTGTTCTGA
- a CDS encoding amidohydrolase family protein → MTSLARFAAAALLAATLPSGVRAQAYPPAERARDSVQALAAFRSNIASIHGRDRPAYLTHYLQSPRLARTGPAGVQWGYQGMTGGDPNAWPDTLVATHYEVVPLAPGVVYGTYRYRVAQGGTSSRGVSERVLVRQPDGSWKVAVSTAFNAPGNGPVPAVAFTGATVIDGTGGAPLRDATVVMRNGRIACVGRCEVGADVHAIDARGKWIIPGLVDAHVHYSQTGWVDGRPDAEDVRARFPYDSTVAALEAHPERFYRSYLCSGVTATFDVGGYPWTWGLRGDAEASTAAPHVAAAGPLLSTRDHWVNLPASRQFVHTASDSATRAGARMIAHHGSDAVKVWYLVEGQNPDTVALKAAVRAVADEARRADLPLIVHATGLWEAKDAIRAGAQLLVHSVDDAIVDDEFIRLARDAGTIYTPTLTVTDGYRQLYQRRFDPQGLPMECVDPATRAKAALTDSLPARTLGAGFAAYFEQIGRTMNENLRRVHAAGIPVAMGTDAGNPLTLHGASVYREMEAMAQAGMSPMDVLVSSTRIAARAMRRDDIGTLAPEKLADLVVLDADPLADVRNLRAVRLVVRAGEVWTREELEYR, encoded by the coding sequence ATGACCTCACTCGCCCGTTTCGCCGCCGCCGCATTGCTCGCCGCCACGCTTCCGTCCGGCGTCCGCGCCCAGGCGTACCCGCCCGCCGAACGTGCGCGGGACAGCGTGCAGGCGCTCGCCGCGTTCCGAAGCAACATCGCTTCCATCCACGGCCGCGACCGCCCCGCGTACCTCACCCACTACCTGCAGAGCCCACGGCTGGCGCGCACCGGGCCGGCCGGGGTGCAGTGGGGCTACCAGGGAATGACGGGAGGCGATCCCAACGCGTGGCCCGACACGCTGGTAGCCACCCACTACGAGGTGGTGCCGCTGGCGCCCGGCGTGGTCTACGGCACGTACCGCTACCGCGTGGCACAGGGCGGCACCAGCTCGCGCGGCGTGTCGGAACGGGTGCTGGTCAGGCAGCCGGACGGAAGCTGGAAGGTGGCCGTGAGCACCGCCTTCAACGCGCCCGGAAACGGGCCGGTGCCCGCCGTGGCCTTTACCGGTGCCACGGTCATCGACGGCACCGGCGGGGCGCCCCTGCGCGACGCGACGGTGGTGATGAGGAACGGACGGATCGCCTGCGTGGGCCGGTGCGAGGTAGGGGCGGACGTGCACGCGATCGATGCGCGCGGAAAGTGGATCATCCCCGGGCTGGTGGACGCGCACGTCCACTACTCGCAGACCGGCTGGGTCGATGGCCGCCCCGATGCCGAGGACGTCCGGGCGCGGTTTCCCTACGATTCCACCGTCGCCGCGCTGGAGGCGCACCCCGAGCGCTTCTACCGCAGCTACCTGTGCTCGGGAGTGACGGCCACTTTCGACGTGGGCGGGTATCCCTGGACGTGGGGGCTGCGTGGGGACGCCGAGGCCAGCACCGCCGCGCCGCACGTGGCCGCGGCGGGCCCGCTGCTCTCCACCCGCGACCACTGGGTGAACCTTCCCGCCTCGCGCCAGTTCGTCCACACGGCCAGCGACTCGGCCACGCGCGCCGGGGCGCGGATGATCGCGCACCACGGCAGCGACGCGGTGAAGGTGTGGTACCTGGTGGAAGGGCAGAACCCCGACACGGTGGCGCTCAAGGCGGCCGTCCGCGCCGTGGCCGACGAGGCGCGCCGCGCCGACCTGCCGCTGATCGTGCACGCAACGGGACTGTGGGAGGCCAAGGACGCCATCCGCGCGGGCGCGCAGCTGCTGGTGCACTCCGTGGACGACGCCATCGTGGACGACGAGTTCATCCGCCTGGCACGCGACGCGGGGACCATCTACACGCCCACGCTCACCGTGACGGATGGCTACCGGCAGCTGTACCAGCGCCGCTTCGATCCCCAAGGCCTGCCGATGGAGTGCGTCGATCCAGCGACGCGCGCGAAGGCCGCGCTGACGGACTCGCTCCCGGCGCGCACGCTGGGCGCGGGGTTCGCCGCCTACTTCGAGCAGATCGGCCGGACCATGAACGAGAACCTGCGCCGCGTGCACGCGGCCGGCATTCCCGTCGCCATGGGCACCGACGCCGGGAACCCGCTGACGCTGCACGGCGCGTCCGTCTACCGCGAGATGGAAGCGATGGCGCAGGCCGGTATGTCGCCTATGGACGTGCTGGTGTCGTCCACGCGGATCGCCGCGCGCGCCATGCGCAGGGACGACATCGGCACCTTGGCGCCGGAAAAGCTGGCGGACCTGGTGGTGCTCGACGCCGACCCCCTGGCCGACGTGCGCAACCTGCGCGCGGTGCGCCTGGTGGTCCGAGCCGGCGAGGTGTGGACGCGCGAGGAGCTGGAATACCGGTGA
- a CDS encoding adenosylcobinamide-GDP ribazoletransferase: protein MEYHQHSSIHRLRLAAGALTLWRVPPREDENPRDLRESTAFYPLVGLGVGLLPAAVLLLDAPAGPRAALALAAWAAATGATTLVGWAHSCDAALTPVDGRHRRLRMLRTRTLGAFGAVGLVLLMLAKWSALAHAPAFAPLVAAPLGRWAMVHALRTYAPAERDRPEAVLSGAVPLWAATWVAVAVLGLVTAASPDPARTALAVTAGTLLSLAAVAFLVDRFAGVNGPACAVACEAAEVGALCALLPWG from the coding sequence GTGGAATACCATCAACACAGCTCCATCCACCGCCTGCGGCTGGCCGCGGGCGCGCTGACCCTGTGGCGGGTGCCGCCGCGGGAGGACGAGAACCCGCGCGACCTTCGCGAATCCACCGCGTTCTACCCCCTCGTCGGCCTGGGCGTGGGACTGCTGCCTGCCGCCGTGCTCCTGCTCGATGCTCCGGCCGGGCCGCGCGCCGCGCTGGCCCTGGCCGCGTGGGCCGCCGCCACGGGCGCGACCACGCTCGTGGGATGGGCGCACAGCTGCGATGCCGCGCTCACGCCGGTGGACGGACGACATCGACGGTTGAGGATGCTGCGCACCCGCACCTTGGGCGCGTTCGGCGCAGTGGGGCTGGTGCTGCTGATGCTGGCAAAATGGTCCGCGCTGGCCCACGCCCCCGCGTTCGCGCCGCTCGTGGCCGCGCCGCTGGGCAGATGGGCGATGGTGCACGCGCTGCGCACGTACGCGCCCGCGGAGCGCGACCGGCCCGAGGCGGTGCTGAGCGGCGCCGTTCCCCTGTGGGCGGCCACGTGGGTGGCGGTCGCCGTCCTGGGGCTGGTGACGGCCGCCTCGCCGGACCCGGCGCGGACGGCGCTGGCCGTCACCGCGGGGACCCTGCTGTCGCTGGCGGCTGTCGCCTTCCTGGTAGACCGCTTCGCCGGCGTGAACGGCCCCGCGTGCGCGGTGGCGTGCGAGGCGGCGGAGGTGGGGGCGCTCTGTGCGCTGCTTCCATGGGGGTGA
- a CDS encoding acyl-CoA dehydrogenase, which produces MATVDLATAGAPLTVLNEDEQAFREAVRQFAEESVRPLVTEMDEHQKMSPELIPQFFELGLMGIEVPEELGGTGASFFTAALVVEELSRVDASVGVFVDVQNTLVNNAFLRWGSADLKAKYLPQLCAEKVGAYALSEAGSGSDAFALATRAVKADGGFRVTGRKLWITNGGEAEVFIIFANANPEAGYKGITAFIVEKEFGGFSVGKKEDKLGIRASSTTELILEDVFVPDENVLGEVGKGYKTAIETLNEGRIGIGAQMIGIGQGALDATVKYVQEREQFGKRIGDFQGVQFQIGQMATELEAARLMVYNAARLKDAGLPFLQEAAMGKLFSSQVAQRIASTAVDLFGGYGFTREYPVEKFYRDSKIGSIYEGTSNMQLQTIAKNLMK; this is translated from the coding sequence ATGGCAACCGTTGACCTGGCCACCGCCGGCGCCCCGCTGACGGTTCTGAACGAAGACGAGCAGGCGTTCCGCGAAGCCGTCCGGCAGTTCGCCGAAGAAAGCGTCCGTCCGCTGGTGACGGAGATGGACGAGCACCAGAAGATGTCGCCCGAGCTGATTCCCCAGTTCTTCGAGCTGGGGCTGATGGGCATCGAGGTTCCCGAGGAGCTGGGCGGCACCGGCGCGTCCTTCTTCACCGCCGCGCTGGTGGTCGAAGAATTGTCGCGCGTAGACGCCAGCGTGGGTGTGTTCGTCGACGTGCAGAACACGCTGGTGAACAACGCGTTCCTGCGCTGGGGCTCGGCCGACCTGAAAGCCAAGTACCTTCCGCAGCTGTGCGCCGAAAAGGTGGGTGCCTATGCGCTCTCCGAAGCGGGCAGCGGCTCCGACGCGTTCGCCCTGGCCACGCGCGCCGTCAAGGCCGACGGCGGGTTCCGGGTAACCGGCCGGAAGCTGTGGATCACCAACGGCGGCGAGGCCGAGGTCTTCATCATCTTCGCCAACGCCAACCCCGAAGCGGGCTACAAGGGGATCACCGCGTTCATCGTCGAAAAGGAGTTCGGCGGCTTCTCGGTGGGCAAGAAGGAAGACAAGCTGGGCATCCGCGCCAGCAGCACCACCGAGCTGATCCTGGAAGACGTGTTCGTCCCCGACGAGAACGTGTTGGGCGAGGTGGGCAAGGGGTACAAGACGGCCATCGAGACGCTGAACGAGGGCCGCATCGGCATCGGCGCGCAGATGATCGGCATTGGGCAGGGCGCGCTGGACGCCACCGTGAAGTACGTGCAGGAGCGCGAGCAGTTCGGAAAGCGCATCGGCGACTTCCAGGGCGTGCAGTTCCAGATCGGGCAGATGGCGACGGAGCTCGAGGCCGCGCGGCTGATGGTGTACAACGCCGCCCGCCTGAAGGACGCCGGCCTGCCCTTCTTGCAGGAAGCCGCGATGGGCAAGCTGTTCTCGTCGCAGGTGGCCCAGCGCATCGCCAGCACGGCGGTGGACCTGTTCGGCGGCTACGGCTTCACGCGCGAGTACCCGGTCGAGAAGTTCTACCGCGACAGCAAGATCGGTTCGATCTACGAAGGCACCAGCAACATGCAGCTGCAGACCATCGCCAAGAACCTGATGAAGTAG
- a CDS encoding GNAT family N-acetyltransferase, with protein MIRPLDAADAAAFQTLRLRGLRESPEAFGSTYEEEAGVPLGEIAARLARGAGGEDVVFGAVDGEGVLVGVAGLRRDSHRKARHRAHVWGMYVAPEARGRGLGRALLESLIAHARTLAGVERLTLSVVPDNRAARSLYLRLGFVSYGVERQAYCLDGEYWDSEHMALVLISPSRVLLNKMLYFFHKILACDRFLSQRERL; from the coding sequence GTGATCCGCCCGCTGGACGCCGCCGACGCCGCTGCATTCCAGACACTGAGGCTGCGCGGCCTGCGCGAGTCGCCCGAGGCGTTCGGCTCCACGTACGAGGAAGAGGCGGGGGTGCCGCTGGGAGAGATCGCCGCTCGCCTGGCGCGCGGGGCCGGGGGCGAGGACGTGGTGTTCGGCGCGGTGGATGGCGAGGGCGTGCTGGTGGGTGTGGCGGGCCTGCGGCGCGACAGCCATCGCAAGGCAAGGCACCGCGCCCACGTCTGGGGGATGTACGTGGCTCCCGAGGCGCGCGGGCGCGGGCTGGGCCGGGCGCTACTGGAGTCCCTGATTGCGCACGCCCGAACCCTCGCGGGCGTGGAGCGGCTGACGTTGAGCGTGGTGCCCGACAACCGGGCCGCGAGGTCTCTGTATCTCCGCCTCGGCTTCGTGTCTTACGGCGTGGAGCGCCAAGCGTACTGCCTGGACGGCGAGTACTGGGACTCCGAGCACATGGCACTGGTCCTCATATCTCCATCGCGGGTTCTATTAAATAAAATGCTGTATTTCTTTCATAAGATCCTCGCCTGTGATAGATTCCTTTCACAGCGGGAGCGGCTATGA
- a CDS encoding Fic family protein, giving the protein MQSFVSTRAGRIIQQQAGKDGFSAFIPARLPPVPGLELTGGLRDLLEHASISLGRLDGVSASLDPDRLLYIYVRKEAVLSSQIEGTQSTLSDLLRFEAEGAPGMPLDDVREVSRYVAALHHGFNLLRGGLPVSLRLVRELHRVLMQEGRGSTRAPGDFRRSQNWIGGSRPGNARFVPPPPHEMMIALDNLERFIHDQPERTPPLLKAGLAHAQFETIHPFLDGNGRVGRLLITLLLCAEGALTQPFLYLSLYFREHRAKYYELLQRVRTDGDWESWMEFFLTGVAEVSAQATATTRALLARFEKDRERILIRRGSGSVLTLFEFLRGRVITTIPRAAKELNLTHPTVTTALRRLEDMEIVREITGRPRARVYVYQQQLDILNQGIAGQLLPD; this is encoded by the coding sequence GTGCAGTCGTTCGTATCGACACGGGCGGGGCGGATCATTCAGCAGCAGGCGGGGAAAGACGGCTTCAGCGCCTTCATTCCCGCACGGCTGCCGCCAGTGCCCGGCCTGGAGCTGACGGGCGGGCTCCGAGACCTGCTGGAGCACGCCAGCATCTCGCTTGGCCGGCTGGATGGCGTCTCTGCATCGCTGGACCCGGACCGGCTGCTGTACATCTACGTGCGGAAAGAGGCCGTTCTCTCCAGCCAGATCGAGGGAACGCAGTCCACGCTTTCGGATCTGCTGCGGTTCGAGGCCGAGGGGGCACCGGGGATGCCGCTGGACGATGTACGCGAGGTGTCGCGGTACGTGGCCGCGCTGCACCACGGGTTCAACCTGCTGCGCGGCGGCCTGCCCGTAAGCCTGCGACTGGTTCGCGAGCTTCACCGGGTGCTGATGCAGGAAGGGCGGGGCAGCACGCGCGCGCCCGGAGACTTCCGGCGTTCGCAGAACTGGATCGGCGGGTCGCGACCGGGGAACGCCCGCTTCGTCCCCCCACCTCCGCACGAGATGATGATCGCGCTCGACAACCTCGAGCGGTTCATCCACGACCAGCCGGAGCGCACGCCCCCCCTGCTGAAGGCAGGCTTGGCGCATGCCCAGTTCGAAACCATCCACCCGTTCCTCGACGGCAACGGGCGTGTGGGCCGCCTGCTCATCACGCTGCTCCTGTGCGCCGAAGGAGCGCTCACGCAGCCGTTCCTGTACCTGAGCCTGTACTTCCGCGAGCACCGGGCGAAGTACTACGAGCTGCTTCAGCGAGTGAGGACGGACGGGGACTGGGAAAGCTGGATGGAGTTCTTTCTCACCGGCGTGGCCGAGGTTTCGGCCCAGGCGACCGCCACCACGCGGGCACTGCTCGCGCGCTTCGAGAAAGACCGCGAGCGGATCCTGATCCGCCGCGGTTCGGGGTCGGTGCTGACGCTGTTCGAGTTCCTGCGGGGGCGAGTGATCACCACGATCCCCCGTGCCGCCAAGGAGCTGAACCTTACCCACCCCACGGTGACCACCGCGCTCCGCCGGCTGGAGGACATGGAGATCGTCCGCGAAATCACCGGCCGCCCGCGCGCGCGGGTGTACGTGTACCAGCAGCAGCTGGACATCCTGAACCAGGGCATCGCCGGGCAGTTGCTGCCGGACTGA
- a CDS encoding FKBP-type peptidyl-prolyl cis-trans isomerase, which yields MTGRTHVAEETTTPSGLRYTDEQVGTGQEAKSGDQVSVHYTGTLVDGRKFDSSRDRGTPFQFPLGAGRVIRGWDEGVAGMKVGGRRRLTIPPELGYGARGAGSAVPPNATLVFDVELLGVS from the coding sequence TTGACCGGGAGAACACACGTGGCGGAAGAAACGACGACACCCTCGGGGCTGCGGTACACGGACGAGCAGGTGGGGACGGGGCAGGAGGCGAAGAGCGGCGACCAGGTGAGCGTTCACTACACCGGGACGCTGGTGGACGGCCGCAAGTTCGACAGCAGCCGCGACCGCGGAACCCCGTTCCAGTTTCCCCTCGGCGCGGGGCGGGTGATCCGCGGCTGGGACGAGGGCGTGGCGGGGATGAAGGTGGGCGGGCGCCGCCGCCTGACCATTCCGCCCGAGCTGGGCTACGGCGCCCGCGGCGCGGGGAGCGCGGTCCCTCCCAACGCTACGCTGGTCTTCGACGTGGAGCTGCTCGGCGTCAGCTGA